One stretch of Rhinolophus ferrumequinum isolate MPI-CBG mRhiFer1 chromosome 3, mRhiFer1_v1.p, whole genome shotgun sequence DNA includes these proteins:
- the LOC117020750 gene encoding cytochrome c oxidase subunit 7A2, mitochondrial: MLRNLLALRQITQRTISTASRRQIENKVPEKQKLFQEDNGIPVHLKGGVADALLYRATMFLTVGGTAYAIYQLAMASLPKKQD; the protein is encoded by the exons ATGCTGCGGAATCTGCTG gCTCTTCGTCAGATTACCCAGAGGACCATAAGTACTGCTTCACGCAGGcagattgaaaataaagttccagagaaacaaaagctgTTTCAG GAGGATAATGGAATTCCAGTGCATCTGAAGGGTGGGGTAGCTGATGCCCTCCTGTATAGAGCTACCATGTTTCTTACAGTTGGCG gaacaGCATATGCCATATATCAACTGGCTATGGCTTCACTTCCCAAGAAGCAGGATTGA